Part of the Oncorhynchus tshawytscha isolate Ot180627B linkage group LG07, Otsh_v2.0, whole genome shotgun sequence genome, TCAGCTGGTTAGGGGCCCTGGGGGAGGGGGCGTCAGCTGGTTAGGGGCCCTGGGGGAGGGGCGTCAGCTGGTTAGGGGCCCTGGGGAGGGGCGTCAGCTGGTTAGGGGCCCTGGGGGAGGGGCGTCAGCTGTTTAGGGGCCCTGGGGAGGGGCGTCAGCTGTTTAGGGGCCCTGGGGAGGGGCGTCAGCTGTTTAGGGGCCCTGGGGAGGGGCGTCAGCTGTTTAGGGGCCCTGGGGAGGGGCGTCAGCTGTTTAGGGGTCCTGGGGAGGGGCGTCAGCTGTTTAGGGGCCCTGGGGGAGGGGCGTCAGCTGGTTAGGGGCCCTGGGGAGGGGCGTCAGCTGGTTAGGGGTCCTGGGGAGGGGCGTCAGCTGGACAAACTGACCCTCCAGACTTCAAcacacctacaggagggtatctctccaggaacagggttggagttaaaacctacaggagggtatctctccaggaacagggtcggagttaaaacctacaggatggtatctctccaggaacagggttgaagagcCCTGATATAGAATGTATACACACTATCATATGAACACAATTGGGATGGAggccagacccacacacacttctCACCTCCAGTTTCCCCTGCTGTGGCTTGTACACCACCTGTGGACACTCTTGCAGAATATTGTTGTAGAGGATGCGGAAGTGTTGGACGTTTTCCTTGACAATGTTAGCCACCTTGGACCGGTCTTCTCCAATCACCATCCTGAAATCCCCTTGGGTGTGGTGGGACAACAGACAGTTTCACAACCAACCAGCAGAACAGTTACACTAATAACCAATATTCTCCACCCTTCTCACCATGTGTGCGTTTTTCACTCCCCGTCATGgatttgagaagcatttgattgGTGCATTGCGTGGAGGGAGTTCCCACCAATTTTAAATGCATGTAAATGAAGTGTTCGAGGGGGGTGAATTGGGACGCAAAACGGGGCGAGTATTAAAGGggcagcagcgtagcctagtggttagagcattggactagtaaccggaaggttgcaagttcaaatccctgagctgacaaggtacaaatctgtcgttctgcccctgaacaggcagttaacccacagttcctaggccgtcattgaaaataagaatttgttcttaactgacttccctagtttaaataaaaataaaacatttttaaaaaaaagcgTTTGTATACTAGCAtgagttaaaataaaataaaataaataaacaaacgtCACAAACGTCTGTGCCTCGGAAAACTAGAAAATAATATTACGCTTTGTCGTACAACCAACAACAAAACCGTAACATGTCCTCAACATGAATGACATATTTCTTGTTTAGGTCTTAGTTGCGTAATTGGACATCATGTTCGATGCAGTATTTCTCACGTGAGAAAACGTACTTGGAAACCTGTCGTCTCTCGTTGCATGACAACAAAAAGAAAAAATCCTGACCAATCACTGAAGAAGGGCAGAAaaacttaattgaagaatcctgACCAATCACTGAAGAAGGGCAGAAaaacttaattgaagaatcctgACCAATCACTGAAGAAGGGCAGAAaaacttaattgaagaatcctgACCAATCACTGAAGAAGGGCAGAAaaacttaattgaagaatcctgACCAATCACTGAAGGGCAGAAaaacttaattgaagaatcctgACCAATCACTGAAGAAGGGCAGAAaaacttaattgaagaatcctgACCAATCACTGAAGAAGGGCAGAAaaacttaattgaagaatcctgACCAATCACTGAAGAAGGGCAGAAaaacttaattgaagaatcctgACCAATCACTGAAGAAGGGCAGAAaaacttaattgaagaatcctgACCAATCACTGAAGAAGGGCAGAAaaacttaattgaagaatcctgACCAATCACTGAAGGGCAGAAaaacttaattgaagaatcctgACCAATCACTGAAGAAGGGCAGAAaaacttaattgaagaatcctgACCAATCACTGAAGGGCAGAAAAACTTAATTGAAGACCAATCACTGAAGAAGGGCAGAAaaacttaattgaagaatcctgACCAATCACTGAAGAAGGGCAGAAaaacttaattgaagaatcctgACCAATCACTGAAGAAGGGCAGAAaaacttaattgaagaatcctgACCAATCACTGAAGAAGGGCAGAAaaacttaattgaagaatcctgACCAATCACTGAAGAAGGGCAGAAaaacttaattgaagaatcctgACCAATCACTGAAGAAGGGCAGAAAAACTTAATTGAAGAACTGACCAATCACTGAAGaaacttaattgaagaatcctgACCAATCAGAAaaacttaattgaagaatcctgACCAATTACTGAAGAAGGGCAGAAaaacttaattgaagaatcctgACCAATCACTGAAGAAGGGCAGAAaaacttaattgaagaatcctgACCAATCACTGAAGAAGGGCAGTAAAAGACTTCAGCTACCGAACTTTCAGCTCTGCCTCAATAAAAACAAAATTGTGTGTTCAAACAAGCTGgggtaaaaatttaaaaaactgccGAACACTAAAACTAACAAAAACGTCCCACCATTTTGACGGTGAAGCATAACAGTAATGTTACACTCGTCAACAGCTTAGGAAGAAAAACGAAAACAACTCATTGTGCTTAACATTGACTTTGCAGATAGCAGCTACTTAGGTGTTTGTTTACTTTATTTAAAATGAAGTAATGTTACGTTGCCCCTAAATAATTCAAATGTAACTAAAAGTCTAGTCACCGGCGTAGGAGAGCCCGGCAATCTGCAGGAGCAGGTCCTCTTCAGAGAAACTCTCAGGCAGCATGAGGAAGGAGGCAGTCACAGCGCTCTTCAGGTTCCCCACCAACGCAGCACGCATCTTCCCGTTCTCACCCTGCACTAGGATCTTcacctaaacaacaacaacatagtcaCCTTCCTGTTCTCACCCTGCACTAGGATCTTCACCTAAACAACAATAACATAGTCAGCTTCCTGTTCTCACCCTGCACTAGGATCTTcacctaaacaacaacaacatagtcaCCTTCCTGTTCTCACCCTGCACTAGGATCTTCACCTACACAATAACAGTCAGCTTCCTGTTCTCACCCTGCACTAGGATCTTcacctacacaacaacaacatagtcaGCTTCCTGTTCTCACCCTGCACTAGGATCTTCACCTACACAACAATAACATAGTCAGCTTCCTGTTCTCACCCTGCACAGGATCTTCAGGTACACAAAACCAGCTTCCTGTTCTCACCCTGCACTGATCTTGTACACAATAACAGTCATAGTTCCTGTTCTCACCCTGCACTGGATCTTCACCTACACAATAACATAGTCAGCTTCTGTTCTCATCCTGCACTAGGATCTTCACCACCAATAACATAGTCAGTTCCTGTTCTCACCCTGCTCAGGATCCAAACCTACACAACAATAACATAGTCAGCTTCCTGTTCTCACCCTGCACTAGGATCTTCAGTCACAACAATAACAGTCAGCTTCCTGTTCTCACCCTGCACTAGGATCTTcaccacacacaacaacataGTCAGCTTCCAGTCTCATCCTGCATCTAGGATCTTCACCTTAACAGTCACCTGTTCTCACCCTGCACTAGGATCTTcacctacacaacaacaacatagtcaGCTTCCTGTTCTCACCCTGCACTAGGATCTTCACCTACACAACAATAACATAGTCAGCTTCCTGTTCTCACCCTGCACAGCAGTCAGGTACCAAAACCATGGTGCACGACTGAATTGTAACTAAACTTATAGTTCCATCGCCTGGTTGTATCTGTGATCACATGACCACCATCATGGTTATGTACATGCTCAACAAACCTCTGCTCTAGGTTACAGTCACCTCTGCTCTAGGTTACAGTCACCTCTGCTCTAGGTTACAGTCACCTCTGATCTAGGTTACAGTCACCTCTGATCTAGGTTACAGTCACCTCTGATCTAGGTTACAGTCACCTCTGATCTAGGTTACAGTCACCTCTGATCTAGGTTACAGTCACCTCTGCCACAGGGACCAACACCTACCGGTTTGTGCAGTCACCTCTGCCACAGGGACCAACACCTACCGGTTTGTGCAGTCACCTCTGCCACAGGGACCAACACCTACCGGTTTGTGCAGTCTGCCAGCAATATACATGGTCTTCCAGTGGAGCAGGTCGTCAATCAGAGAGTCAGTACTGATCACGCCATACTTCATTAtctgtcaagagagagagaagatcttTAGGTTACAGAGACGAGCCAGATTAAAACAAGATGTTGgagaggtgcagtgaaatgtgtttggagaggtgcagtgaaatgttttggagaggtgcagtgaaatgtgttgttttactggGTCTGCCATAGTAGCACGGTGCCCCTGGAGCACATTAGgctgaagtgccttgctcaagagcacatcgacagttttttttaaacaaagctaTCTACAAGTTGACTTGTTTTTCTATAATTGTAGAAACCTCATCCCCAGACTATTGCACACAGCGCATATAAACCTGAGACATCAACCATTCTAAACTGGCCTTAGTGGGAGTGACTATAGAATTACAGtttggcaaaaaagtatttagtcagccaccaattgtgcaagttctcccacttaaaaagatgagagaggcctgtaattttcatcataggtacacttcaactatgacagacaaaatgaggggaaaaaatccagaaaatcactttgtaggattttttatgaatttatttgcaaattatggtggaaaataagtatttcggCCCTGCAGACGCTCGGCCCTGCAGACGCTCGGCCCTGCAGACGCTCGGCCCTGCAGACGCTCGGCCCTGCAGACGCTCGGCCCTGCAGACGCTCGGCCCTGCAGACGCTCGGCCCTGCAGACGCTCGGCCCTGCAGACGCTCGGCCCTGCAGACGCTCGGCCCTGCAGACGCCGGCCCTGCAGACGCTCGGCCCTGCAGACGCTCGGCCCTGCAGACGCTCGGCCCTGCAGACGCTCGGCCCTGCAGACGCTCGGccctgcagacactcggccctgcagacactcggccctgcagacactcggccctgcagacactcggccctgcagacactcggccctgcagacactcggccctgcagacactcggccctgcagacactcggccctgcagacactcggccctgcAGACACTCGGATGTCGATGGgctccacgatcagctccttggtctaaCTGACGTTGGAGGGAATACCTAAAACATACACGCCTACCCTTCCATCCACAGGTATTAAGGTGTTGTAGTACACCCCAGCCCCGTGTTCTTCCTGTATCCGGCTGATCTTCCTAGGACCCAGGAACTTTAATACAGAATAATGTTTTCTGTTCTGCATCAGGTTCATGGTGTGCCAGGTGACTGGATCGTCTACAGCGAACACAAAATCCAGCATGTTTTtctgggagggggagaagagatgcTCGTCAGTTATATTGTTCAAggatttttatcaataatgactaattatgtaaacatttcaatcaggactgactaatcagaatactattatgttactgtatagatgtatgaatgttcttttaatcctagtactgaatataatgtgtgtaaatataatcaagatttagaacaatgacggtctgttccttggtagaaatgaatgaacttataggcagactggctagaatgcttatctacacaggaagACCTTGGCTCGgtcataaattatattaaattgttgggagacgatgtgggaaggcttgagaactatactgCCTTTATACCAGAGTGGAGAAGAGACGGGACAGTTcgaaaactaatgacgtcattttcagtttataacctgtggtaaactgtatcgtgttcagtactctcgacAATAAATGCTGctgattgattttgagactggtcgctgtccattttatgcaaataagagtcttacaaattcttagaagtggacagagtgtttaattaaattgggtattaaaacatgtaggaatttaattcctgtaacagACACAGAAGAGGAACACGACAAGGTTGTTCCTTCTGCAGCAGCGTTGTATTTCAACAACCACGGTATTGATATCTACCCTacacgaccaaaagtatgtggacacctgctcgtcgaccATCTCATTCCataaatcatgggcattaatatggagttgttcccccctttgctgctataacagcctccactcttctgggaaggctttccactagatgttggaacattgctgctataacagcctccactcttctgggaaggttttccactagatgttggaacattgctgcggggacttgct contains:
- the tamm41 gene encoding phosphatidate cytidylyltransferase, mitochondrial isoform X1 yields the protein MTLPALQNTSVLYRRILSQFPQDISLAFAYGSGVFKQNGTSQGQMGKNMLDFVFAVDDPVTWHTMNLMQNRKHYSVLKFLGPRKISRIQEEHGAGVYYNTLIPVDGRIMKYGVISTDSLIDDLLHWKTMYIAGRLHKPVKILVQGENGKMRAALVGNLKSAVTASFLMLPESFSEEDLLLQIAGLSYAGDFRMVIGEDRSKVANIVKENVQHFRILYNNILQECPQVVYKPQQGKLEVDKSPEGQFVQLMALPRTLQQRITRLVDPPGKNRDVEEILLQVAQDPDCGSVVQQGISSIVKSSSITQTAKGIATAGLLKSLSYSTKKLQKMWKGWRMKTP